The Catenulispora sp. GP43 genome segment CACCCCGCAGGCCCAGAAAATGGGGACGTCCCCGGTTAGCATCTGCGGCGGATCACCGAAGTCGGGCCGCTCCAGATCCCTGATGCCGAGCTTGCCCGGGTCCCCGATCTGCACCGGGGCCCCGTGGGAGGCAGGTATCAGGGCCGTGATCCGCGAGGCGGTCTCGACCAGGGCCGCCGGCACCGGACGCATCGAGACCACCAGGCGGCTGTGCACGCGGCTAGCCGCCCGGCACTCGCGGTTGGTGCGGTACATCGCGACGTTCCGGCCCGGGTAGCGCCACGGCAGCCCGGCCCTGGTCAGGGCACTGTCGAAGGTGAAGCTGCACCCGGTGAGGAACGCCACCGAGTCCTCACGCCACACGTGCGTCACATCAGTGGGCTCCTCGACCAGCAAACCGTCGCGCCACACGCGGTAGAGCGGCAGGTCGGTACGCAGGTCCGAACCGACCCCCAACGGCGTGCGGCGCGACCCGGTGTCCGTGACATCGAGCACCGGACACGGATCGGGGTTGCGGTGCACGAACAACAGCACGTCGTAGGCCCAGTCGGCGGGCACGATCAGCAGGTTCGCCTGCCGGAAGCCGGGGGCCAGCCCGGACGTCGGCCCGCCGGCCCCCGCGCGGAATCCAGCGCGCAGCTCGGCCGGTGTTTCGGGCATAACGGCACGCTAAGCCGATCCGGGGCGGTCGACAACAGGGCGCTTGATGTGGTCGACGGCTTGGTACTACCTCCGGTCACCGCCACGGCACCAGGACCGGTGGCACGGTGTCAGCTCCGGTGGCAGTAGCGGTGCTCAACTTGGTTGGCGACACGGTGCCCACCTCATTTCGCGACCTGGCGCTCGCTCCGATCTTGCCCACCGTGTTAACTCCGGTCGTGGCCACGGTTCTCACTCCGGTTCGCGCCTCGCTGCGCGCCTCGATCTACGACCCGGTGCCGACTCCGGCCGCCGCCACCGTGCTCACTCCGGATACCCCAGCTGCACGTCGTGCCGACTGTCGATCCGTCCGTCCACCCGCACCGCGCTGGCCACCGGCGGATAGCCGCTGGCGATGAGCGTGTACTCGCCGGCGTCGAGGTCGGCGAAGGCGTACGAGCCCTCCGGGTCGCTGTCG includes the following:
- a CDS encoding putative hydro-lyase, giving the protein MPETPAELRAGFRAGAGGPTSGLAPGFRQANLLIVPADWAYDVLLFVHRNPDPCPVLDVTDTGSRRTPLGVGSDLRTDLPLYRVWRDGLLVEEPTDVTHVWREDSVAFLTGCSFTFDSALTRAGLPWRYPGRNVAMYRTNRECRAASRVHSRLVVSMRPVPAALVETASRITALIPASHGAPVQIGDPGKLGIRDLERPDFGDPPQMLTGDVPIFWACGVTLQAAVVASRIPFAITHAPGHMFITDVPEPQIAP